One window from the genome of Desulfurellaceae bacterium encodes:
- a CDS encoding competence/damage-inducible protein A, translated as MQRARQERTAGIVIIGNEILSGKTVDSNSTFLAQELRKIGVSLRQVVVIPDELDLISSTVRDFHQQFDLVFTSGGIGPTHDDITMEGIAIGLGRRVIRHPVLENKLLEYAAKRTPNAAYMRMADVPEGAELLSEDRLRFPTVKVENVYILPGIPEILRQKFLALKDRFATSPYYLKTIYADAYESNIAASLNDTLEHYPELLLGSYPKINDPDYRVKLTLESKDQTYVEQAFTHLLNVLPPGCVVKTEG; from the coding sequence GTGCAACGAGCGCGGCAAGAACGCACAGCGGGCATTGTCATCATCGGCAATGAGATCCTCTCCGGCAAGACGGTCGATTCCAACTCAACCTTCCTGGCCCAAGAGCTTCGCAAAATCGGAGTGAGCCTGCGCCAAGTGGTGGTCATTCCGGATGAATTAGACCTGATCTCCTCGACCGTCCGCGACTTCCACCAGCAGTTCGATCTCGTTTTTACCTCGGGCGGCATCGGTCCGACCCACGACGACATCACCATGGAGGGGATTGCCATCGGTCTGGGCCGGCGGGTCATCCGCCACCCGGTTCTCGAAAACAAGCTGCTCGAATACGCGGCCAAGCGCACGCCCAACGCCGCCTATATGCGCATGGCGGATGTCCCGGAGGGAGCCGAACTGCTGTCAGAGGATCGCCTGCGTTTTCCAACCGTCAAAGTCGAAAACGTGTACATCCTGCCCGGCATTCCGGAAATTTTGCGGCAGAAATTCCTGGCCCTCAAAGACCGCTTCGCAACCAGTCCGTATTATCTCAAAACCATCTACGCCGACGCCTATGAGAGCAATATCGCGGCGTCCCTGAACGACACCCTTGAGCACTATCCCGAGTTGCTCTTGGGCTCCTATCCGAAAATCAACGATCCAGACTACCGGGTCAAACTGACGCTGGAATCCAAAGACCAGACCTATGTCGAGCAAGCCTTTACGCATTTGCTGAATGTCTTACCTCCGGGTTGTGTGGTGAAGACGGAGGGGTGA
- a CDS encoding alcohol dehydrogenase catalytic domain-containing protein has protein sequence MKALVFSAERQRKAAPAYLPGLANLRLTDVPVPDLPDDNWVVVKSKIAGICGSDLGFLRWKSMPSAEPYFQLPIIPGHELFGEVEAVGRRVSTLRPGQRVSIDPSLGCRERGFRKQCPQCKDGNPGICEHLAEGRLKPGILIGTCPDTGGGWGEYFVAHRRRLFPVPDTIGDDEASLLEPFSVCLRAVLNNPPRKRERVVVIGAGTIGLMTIAALRAVEPSCRVACVAKYPFQAELAGALGADDVIDARHDDVMERVGALADTKVYKLSGGGAILAGGVRLVYDTVTSSLTLNQALRMVRGKGSLIVLGLAALPEGVDWTPVWMKEVSIVGSLTYGAEVFQGKRADTFARAIELVARRRADLTPIQPHKYPLSQYRQALGQAARKKSSGAVKISFVPADV, from the coding sequence ATGAAAGCCCTGGTCTTCTCTGCTGAGCGGCAGCGCAAGGCGGCTCCCGCCTATCTCCCCGGCCTGGCCAATCTGCGCCTGACCGATGTCCCGGTCCCAGACCTACCCGACGACAACTGGGTCGTGGTCAAAAGCAAAATCGCCGGCATCTGCGGCAGCGATCTCGGCTTCCTGCGCTGGAAGTCGATGCCCTCGGCCGAGCCATATTTTCAGCTGCCCATCATCCCCGGCCATGAATTATTCGGTGAGGTGGAGGCCGTCGGCAGGCGGGTGAGCACGCTCCGGCCCGGCCAGCGCGTGTCCATTGACCCCAGCCTGGGCTGCCGGGAACGGGGCTTCAGAAAGCAGTGCCCGCAGTGTAAGGACGGCAATCCTGGAATCTGTGAGCACTTGGCCGAGGGCCGCCTCAAACCCGGTATCCTTATCGGCACCTGCCCGGACACCGGCGGCGGCTGGGGAGAATATTTTGTAGCCCACCGCAGACGCCTGTTTCCGGTGCCGGATACGATTGGCGACGACGAGGCCTCCCTGCTCGAACCCTTCTCGGTCTGCCTGCGGGCCGTGCTGAACAACCCCCCCCGCAAAAGAGAGCGGGTCGTGGTCATTGGGGCCGGGACGATCGGGCTGATGACTATTGCGGCGCTCAGGGCGGTTGAGCCGAGTTGTCGGGTTGCGTGTGTGGCCAAATACCCGTTCCAGGCCGAGCTGGCCGGCGCCCTGGGCGCGGACGACGTCATTGATGCCCGGCACGACGACGTGATGGAACGGGTCGGCGCTCTGGCCGACACGAAAGTCTACAAGCTGTCCGGCGGCGGGGCGATCCTGGCCGGTGGCGTACGCCTCGTCTACGATACCGTCACCAGCTCGCTGACCCTGAATCAGGCCCTGCGGATGGTGCGCGGCAAAGGCAGTCTGATCGTCCTGGGTCTGGCGGCACTCCCCGAGGGCGTGGACTGGACTCCGGTGTGGATGAAAGAGGTGTCGATTGTCGGCAGCCTCACCTACGGAGCCGAGGTGTTTCAGGGCAAACGCGCCGACACCTTTGCCCGGGCGATAGAGCTGGTCGCCCGGCGCCGGGCAGATCTGACCCCGATTCAACCCCACAAATATCCGCTCAGCCAGTACCGCCAGGCCCTGGGCCAGGCAGCCAGGAAAAAAAGCTCGGGCGCGGTCAAAATCTCCTTCGTGCCCGCAGACGTGTGA
- a CDS encoding endonuclease MutS2: protein MRDTDLSALEFDAVLQLLADCAVSASGREACAAIRPATDPQQIEENSERTWQFFRLLEEQLSLPLHAFPDIRPTLQAASHVGAVLDGPRLLEIQTTLAVSRQLAQFFQRHTQPNSPLADLPARLPDLPVLEQTLGRCLDDSGSLKDEASPALRTLRRSVRTLRDEIERRLRDQLRSSQLKDVIADQYITIRNNRFVIPVRANFHSRLQGIVQDRSGSGETVFIEPLFAVALNNRLTLASKEVEAEEHRLLAWLTGLVSQELPQLEHLFDTLTEVDVLHAKVMLARKQGGTKPRFGGTAFRLTRARHPLLLASGQAVVPVDLHIPQGKLGLIISGPNTGGKTAALKTLGLLCLMAHSGLLIPAEEESQLPFLHGVFSDIGDQQSLAHSLSTFSAHIKNVSDILRDAVPPALIVFDEPGGGTDPIEGGALACGLLSHLKDRGIFVAASTHLTPVKLFALADGDYQVAAVNFDLETLTPHYALDYDTVGQSLGLPMARRLGLSEDVCLAAEASLSHEARQLSEAMTSLETSQAALDKERSRVAEEWKKAAALRKKQRALLTEAEEHRRHMWQDELAEAKTLVRTLREEGRALVANLRRRAAGPQAERHKAQRSLGQFLHEQRGAIAHKEHALRPAQSDGPTPPQIGDQVEAQNGKIRGELIALSGQRARIRSGGLTFEMALNKVRKAGKVKRQRAIHVNVQRTDTVQPEVNLLGLRVHEALPRLAEFLDQAMLNRQSSVRVVHGFGSGALRRAIQDFLSQSPYCASYNEAPQNEGGGGATIVNLAG, encoded by the coding sequence ATGCGAGATACAGATCTCTCCGCTCTCGAGTTTGACGCCGTGCTCCAACTGCTGGCCGACTGCGCCGTGTCGGCGTCCGGCCGGGAAGCCTGCGCGGCGATTCGTCCGGCCACCGATCCGCAGCAGATCGAAGAAAACAGCGAGCGGACCTGGCAGTTCTTCCGTCTGCTCGAGGAACAGCTCAGCCTGCCCCTGCATGCGTTTCCAGATATCCGACCAACCCTGCAAGCGGCCAGCCACGTTGGGGCGGTTCTTGACGGCCCACGGTTGCTTGAGATCCAAACCACGCTGGCCGTATCACGCCAGCTGGCCCAATTCTTTCAGCGTCATACCCAGCCCAACTCGCCATTGGCCGACCTGCCGGCCCGCCTGCCCGACCTGCCGGTCCTGGAACAGACGCTCGGGCGCTGCCTCGACGACAGCGGCAGTCTGAAGGATGAGGCCAGTCCGGCCTTGCGCACGCTGCGTCGCAGCGTGCGGACCCTGCGGGACGAGATTGAGCGGCGCCTGCGCGACCAGCTGCGTTCGTCCCAGCTGAAAGACGTTATCGCCGATCAGTATATTACGATTCGGAATAACCGTTTTGTTATCCCGGTCCGGGCGAATTTTCACTCCCGGTTGCAAGGGATTGTGCAAGACCGTTCCGGGTCGGGCGAGACGGTGTTTATTGAGCCGCTGTTTGCGGTCGCCCTGAATAACCGGCTCACCCTGGCCAGCAAGGAAGTCGAGGCCGAAGAGCACCGTCTGTTAGCCTGGCTGACCGGGCTGGTCAGCCAGGAGTTGCCCCAGTTGGAGCATCTCTTCGACACCCTGACCGAGGTTGATGTGCTGCACGCCAAGGTCATGCTGGCCCGCAAGCAGGGTGGGACCAAACCACGCTTTGGCGGCACGGCGTTTCGTCTGACCAGGGCTCGCCATCCGCTGTTGCTGGCCTCGGGTCAGGCGGTCGTGCCGGTCGACCTGCACATCCCCCAGGGCAAGCTGGGCCTGATTATCAGCGGCCCCAACACGGGCGGAAAGACCGCCGCCCTCAAAACCCTCGGCCTGCTGTGTCTGATGGCCCACAGCGGGCTGCTCATTCCAGCCGAAGAGGAGAGCCAACTGCCCTTCTTACACGGAGTGTTCAGCGATATCGGCGACCAACAGTCGCTGGCGCACAGCCTTTCGACGTTTTCTGCCCATATCAAAAACGTGTCGGACATCCTCCGCGACGCGGTTCCACCCGCCCTCATTGTGTTTGACGAACCGGGCGGCGGGACCGACCCGATTGAGGGCGGCGCTCTGGCCTGCGGTCTGCTCAGTCATCTGAAAGACCGGGGTATCTTTGTGGCGGCCTCAACCCATCTGACACCAGTCAAGCTGTTTGCCCTGGCCGATGGAGACTATCAGGTCGCAGCCGTCAACTTTGATCTGGAAACCCTGACCCCGCACTACGCCCTGGACTATGACACGGTCGGCCAGAGTCTGGGGCTGCCCATGGCCCGGCGGCTGGGTCTGTCGGAAGACGTGTGTCTGGCGGCCGAGGCGTCCCTGTCCCACGAAGCCCGCCAACTGTCTGAGGCCATGACCAGCCTGGAAACCTCACAGGCCGCGCTGGACAAGGAGCGCAGCCGGGTGGCCGAGGAGTGGAAAAAAGCTGCGGCTCTGCGCAAAAAACAGCGGGCTCTGCTGACTGAGGCGGAAGAGCACAGACGCCACATGTGGCAGGACGAGCTGGCCGAGGCCAAGACCCTGGTGCGCACTTTGCGCGAAGAAGGTCGCGCCCTGGTCGCCAACCTCCGTCGCCGGGCGGCCGGTCCGCAGGCCGAGCGCCATAAGGCGCAGCGGAGCTTGGGCCAGTTCCTGCACGAGCAACGGGGCGCTATTGCGCACAAGGAACACGCGCTGCGCCCCGCCCAGAGCGACGGGCCGACACCGCCCCAGATCGGCGATCAGGTCGAAGCCCAGAACGGCAAGATTCGGGGCGAACTGATCGCCCTGAGCGGACAGCGAGCCCGCATTCGGAGCGGCGGATTGACCTTTGAGATGGCACTCAACAAGGTCCGTAAGGCCGGCAAGGTCAAACGCCAGCGTGCGATCCATGTCAATGTCCAACGCACCGATACCGTCCAGCCGGAGGTCAACCTGTTGGGCTTACGGGTGCACGAAGCCCTGCCCCGTCTGGCCGAGTTTTTGGATCAAGCCATGCTGAACCGTCAGTCATCGGTGCGCGTCGTCCACGGCTTCGGCAGCGGAGCCTTGCGCCGAGCGATCCAGGATTTCCTGTCTCAGTCTCCGTACTGCGCCTCGTATAACGAAGCTCCGCAAAACGAGGGCGGCGGCGGCGCGACGATCGTCAATCTGGCGGGCTAA
- a CDS encoding DUF309 domain-containing protein, giving the protein MAELILDALDNPRAATAVRCLAAYARIARRSPPVVSPGQLLAPAPAAEREQVRRHLEGHALLSWRQRGPVRQVTLASELGPDWSQVAAKLQRYGHALTGWQPRPELSELTLAVRKGVLLFNHRLFFEVHEVLEAQWIQEVDPERRFLQGLIQIAVAFYHLGNHNLNGALSLLGDGLDKIRPHAPAYLGLALSDFIVGLERCDEELKRLGPQGLGRFQDTHIPSLQHTEA; this is encoded by the coding sequence TTGGCCGAGCTGATCCTCGACGCCCTGGACAATCCCCGCGCCGCCACCGCAGTCCGCTGTCTGGCCGCCTACGCCCGGATCGCCAGACGCAGCCCGCCGGTGGTCAGCCCTGGACAGCTCCTGGCTCCCGCGCCGGCGGCCGAGCGAGAGCAGGTTCGACGCCATTTGGAAGGCCACGCCCTGTTGAGTTGGCGTCAGCGCGGCCCGGTCCGACAGGTAACGCTGGCGTCGGAACTCGGGCCGGACTGGAGCCAGGTCGCGGCCAAGCTCCAGCGCTACGGCCACGCCCTTACAGGCTGGCAGCCCCGGCCAGAACTTTCCGAACTCACTCTGGCCGTCCGCAAGGGGGTGCTCCTCTTCAACCATCGGCTCTTTTTTGAGGTCCACGAGGTGTTGGAAGCCCAGTGGATACAAGAGGTCGATCCCGAGCGACGCTTCTTGCAGGGGCTGATTCAGATTGCGGTGGCGTTCTACCACCTCGGCAACCACAATCTGAACGGGGCACTCTCGCTTCTGGGCGACGGCCTGGACAAGATCAGGCCCCACGCCCCGGCCTATCTGGGGCTGGCGCTGTCCGATTTCATTGTCGGGCTGGAGCGCTGCGACGAGGAGCTGAAGCGGCTCGGTCCGCAGGGCCTGGGGCGGTTTCAAGACACGCACATCCCCAGCCTCCAGCACACCGAAGCATGA
- a CDS encoding DNA ligase: MDSRRHVRLGGLVGVWLLGLACLFPVPSVGPAEPQPAPAMLARSWEPGVDIRGWWMSEKLDGIRGYWTGSQLVSRAGNAFAVPAWFTANFPTVALDGELWTGRQQFAEISSIVRRQTPHDDWRSVRYMIFDAPQAEGGFERRLAFAREWFEAHPNPYVSIVEHETCRDEQHLRQKLAEVEVLGGEGLILRQPESVYTAGRSAAIFKVKTFQEGRALVLEHLPGSGRNAGRLGSLRVELPNGVQFAIGSGFSDAERNSPPPVGSTIRFKHQGFTQAGVPRFASFLRVQEEF, encoded by the coding sequence GTGGATAGCCGACGACACGTCAGGCTGGGCGGCCTCGTCGGTGTGTGGCTGCTGGGCCTTGCCTGCCTGTTTCCCGTCCCGTCCGTCGGCCCGGCCGAACCGCAGCCCGCCCCGGCCATGCTGGCTCGGAGTTGGGAGCCGGGTGTGGACATCCGGGGCTGGTGGATGAGTGAGAAACTGGACGGCATTCGGGGCTACTGGACCGGCAGCCAACTCGTGTCCCGGGCCGGCAATGCCTTTGCCGTGCCGGCCTGGTTTACCGCAAATTTTCCGACTGTTGCTTTGGACGGAGAGCTGTGGACCGGTCGGCAGCAGTTCGCCGAAATCTCCAGCATCGTGCGCCGCCAGACCCCGCACGACGACTGGCGGTCTGTCCGGTATATGATTTTTGACGCGCCCCAGGCCGAGGGCGGATTTGAGCGGCGCCTGGCCTTTGCCCGTGAGTGGTTTGAAGCCCACCCGAACCCGTATGTGTCTATCGTCGAGCATGAGACCTGTCGGGACGAGCAACATCTCCGCCAGAAACTCGCCGAAGTCGAAGTCCTAGGCGGAGAGGGGCTGATCCTGCGCCAGCCCGAGTCTGTCTATACTGCCGGGCGCTCTGCCGCGATCTTCAAAGTCAAAACCTTTCAAGAGGGCCGAGCGCTCGTCCTCGAACACCTGCCCGGCTCGGGACGGAACGCCGGTCGCCTCGGCTCCCTGCGGGTCGAACTCCCCAACGGCGTGCAGTTTGCCATTGGCTCCGGCTTTTCCGATGCCGAGCGGAACAGTCCGCCACCGGTCGGCAGTACAATCCGTTTTAAGCATCAGGGCTTCACCCAGGCCGGTGTCCCCCGCTTTGCCTCGTTTCTGCGTGTGCAGGAAGAATTTTGA
- a CDS encoding VOC family protein, which translates to MIRGIHHTAISTGDMERALRFYKDLLGFEEVFNFDWQAGNTVVDNITGLRDSAAQVVMLRAGNACVELFQYAAPRPEPGDPNRPVCDHGITHLCLEVSDIEGEYARLKAAGMRFHCPPQGAGNGLRATYGRDPDGNVVELLEVIDPDSRVSVVGDS; encoded by the coding sequence ATGATTCGAGGCATTCATCACACCGCGATCTCGACCGGAGACATGGAACGTGCGCTCCGGTTTTACAAGGACCTCCTCGGTTTTGAGGAGGTGTTCAATTTTGACTGGCAGGCCGGCAACACCGTGGTCGATAACATTACCGGCCTGCGCGACTCGGCCGCCCAGGTGGTGATGCTGCGGGCCGGCAACGCGTGTGTGGAGCTGTTTCAGTACGCCGCACCACGTCCCGAGCCGGGCGATCCGAACCGGCCGGTGTGCGATCATGGCATCACCCACCTGTGTTTGGAGGTGAGCGATATCGAGGGCGAGTACGCGCGTCTGAAAGCCGCCGGGATGCGCTTTCACTGTCCGCCACAGGGAGCCGGCAATGGCCTGCGGGCGACCTATGGACGCGACCCGGACGGAAATGTGGTCGAGCTGCTCGAAGTCATCGACCCGGACAGCCGGGTGTCGGTTGTCGGTGACAGCTAG
- a CDS encoding DUF3037 domain-containing protein — MPDPYPYDYAVIRVVPKVERGEFLNVGVIVFCSATDFLEARIELDEKRLRAVDATLDMETLRAHLASISAICTAGERAGPIGQLSQQERFHWLVAPRSTIIQTSPVHAGLCQNPAVVVEDLLDMLVRVSRAAAVPT, encoded by the coding sequence GTGCCCGATCCCTATCCGTATGATTACGCTGTCATACGTGTCGTGCCCAAGGTTGAGCGGGGAGAGTTTCTCAACGTCGGCGTGATCGTTTTCTGCTCAGCCACAGACTTCTTGGAAGCGCGCATTGAACTCGACGAAAAACGGTTGCGCGCCGTGGATGCCACGCTCGATATGGAAACCCTGAGAGCGCATCTTGCGTCTATCTCCGCTATCTGTACCGCTGGTGAGAGGGCAGGACCGATTGGCCAATTATCGCAGCAGGAGCGCTTCCACTGGCTGGTCGCTCCTCGGAGTACGATCATTCAGACCTCGCCGGTACACGCTGGCTTGTGTCAGAACCCTGCGGTCGTCGTGGAGGACTTACTGGATATGTTGGTGCGGGTGTCTCGGGCAGCTGCCGTTCCCACGTAG
- a CDS encoding DUF2442 domain-containing protein, protein MQSVADPKPDRAPEVVPEIRHTVPWRVVSVTALSERRLKVAFADGTQGEVDLNQFLADPKVEGTVFEALREADFFTRVDVRMGAVQWPNGADLAPDAMYDAIRQDGRWIV, encoded by the coding sequence ATGCAGTCAGTTGCAGACCCCAAACCTGATCGAGCCCCTGAAGTAGTGCCGGAGATACGGCATACCGTGCCATGGCGGGTTGTCTCGGTCACGGCGTTGTCCGAGAGGCGTCTGAAAGTCGCCTTTGCAGACGGAACACAAGGAGAAGTGGACCTCAACCAATTCCTTGCAGACCCAAAAGTTGAAGGAACCGTATTCGAGGCACTGCGGGAAGCGGATTTCTTCACTCGTGTCGATGTCCGAATGGGTGCCGTGCAGTGGCCGAATGGAGCCGATCTCGCGCCAGACGCGATGTATGACGCTATTCGTCAGGATGGCCGCTGGATCGTCTGA
- a CDS encoding DUF4160 domain-containing protein, with protein sequence MPTLSLFYGIVIQMFWRDHSPPHFHALYGEHEALIDLRDLRVLRGSLPQRALALVLEWAAEHRDELREDWNLCSQLQTPNLIEPLK encoded by the coding sequence ATGCCAACGCTCAGTCTATTCTATGGTATCGTGATCCAGATGTTCTGGCGGGACCATAGCCCACCACATTTTCATGCGCTGTATGGCGAACATGAAGCGCTCATCGACTTGCGTGATCTTCGTGTCTTACGCGGCTCGCTCCCTCAGAGAGCCCTCGCTCTCGTTCTCGAATGGGCAGCGGAACACCGCGACGAGCTCAGGGAGGACTGGAATCTATGCAGTCAGTTGCAGACCCCAAACCTGATCGAGCCCCTGAAGTAG
- a CDS encoding type I restriction-modification system subunit M N-terminal domain-containing protein has translation MTKEHLKQLENDLWAAADTLRANSDLKASEYSTPVLGLIFLKFADKNCRRA, from the coding sequence ATGACCAAAGAACACCTCAAACAACTCGAAAATGACCTGTGGGCTGCCGCCGATACCCTGCGGGCAAACTCGGACCTGAAAGCCAGCGAATACTCAACGCCGGTGCTGGGGCTGATCTTCCTGAAATTCGCCGACAAAAATTGCCGTCGCGCATGA
- a CDS encoding ferritin-like domain-containing protein, whose protein sequence is MQKLPSHAHEVAANGPAVVTQFLDVETPEMRSLYEKAKRDQWNASTDIDWDSGLAPDCGILPDGLIDIYGTPYWERMSAAERLQLNRHFSAWRMSQLMYGEQFALMVCGQIANAVPGIDAKFFMATQVMDEARHSEVLARYLYEKVGVTYPLTSNLSDMFDRVLETPLWYLKTVGTQLVAETLAVSLFRMLADHSPDPLISQICRRILADESRHMGFGMLSLPEQVTELSDREIEEAEDFACVATAGLLQGQFPQEAYEAVGFSKAEISDIKTMRRTAAEKNEYVAFRQYFKKDFHTALWSNMDKVGLLSQRAIDRLGTMGICAPERSAAAA, encoded by the coding sequence ATGCAGAAATTGCCGTCCCACGCCCACGAAGTCGCCGCCAACGGTCCGGCGGTTGTCACCCAGTTCCTTGATGTTGAAACGCCGGAAATGCGCAGCCTGTACGAGAAGGCCAAGCGCGACCAGTGGAACGCCTCAACCGATATCGACTGGGACAGCGGCCTGGCCCCGGACTGCGGTATTCTGCCCGACGGCCTGATCGACATTTACGGTACCCCGTACTGGGAGCGGATGAGCGCGGCCGAACGGCTCCAGCTCAACCGCCATTTCTCGGCCTGGCGGATGAGCCAGCTCATGTACGGCGAGCAGTTCGCCCTCATGGTGTGTGGGCAGATCGCCAACGCCGTGCCCGGCATTGATGCCAAGTTTTTCATGGCCACCCAGGTCATGGACGAAGCCCGCCATTCCGAGGTCCTGGCCCGCTATCTGTACGAAAAAGTCGGCGTCACCTACCCCCTCACCTCGAACCTGAGCGACATGTTTGACCGCGTGCTTGAAACGCCGCTGTGGTACCTCAAGACCGTCGGCACCCAGCTAGTTGCCGAAACCCTGGCCGTGTCGCTGTTTCGGATGCTGGCCGACCACAGCCCGGACCCGCTGATCAGCCAGATCTGCCGCCGCATTCTGGCCGACGAATCCCGACACATGGGCTTCGGCATGCTGAGCCTGCCCGAGCAGGTCACCGAGCTGTCCGACCGGGAAATCGAAGAAGCCGAAGACTTTGCCTGTGTTGCCACCGCCGGCCTGCTCCAGGGCCAATTCCCCCAGGAGGCGTATGAAGCGGTTGGTTTCAGCAAAGCCGAGATTTCCGACATCAAAACCATGCGCCGCACGGCGGCCGAGAAGAACGAATACGTCGCCTTCCGCCAGTACTTCAAAAAAGACTTCCACACCGCCCTGTGGAGCAACATGGACAAGGTGGGTCTGCTGAGCCAGCGCGCCATCGACAGGCTGGGCACGATGGGCATCTGCGCGCCCGAGCGCAGCGCGGCCGCAGCCTGA
- a CDS encoding MATE family efflux transporter, whose translation MTLPTLSGLREILRLALPIIASMASFTVMGFVDTWMVALVGTAEVAAAMPGGVIAFTLTALPLGITRCVNTFAAQAFGRDEPDEAAAYAWQGIYFGALVGLACAVFWPLAPGFFSLFGHEPEVLVLEVAYFRVRLWGIGLSVMIGALSGFFYGIHRPGIALVGVLTANCTNVVLNYAFIFGNWGAPRLGLTGAGLAMVLSFVVQLGVLLGVFLSSRYRAEFSTRLGWSPDWARTRRLLHIGWPAGMQGALDILGWGLLIVMIVGQFGKEHLAASNIAVQYMMISFMPALGLSQALSALVGRYIGRGEWETAVRRVYETLCICLVYVGLMGVFFFVFRFSLIGVFSTDPLVIQLGANILLCAVAFQLFDGLGMTFFGALRGAGDTHWPAGFTLAVLFLVFAPLSLGSVAYTNLESLGPWLAGTANVIILGLGFCWRFCQDHWRQIDIFATPGPVDNTGAEKAPGAMRESPLVGSPE comes from the coding sequence ATGACGCTTCCTACCCTGAGCGGACTGCGCGAAATTCTCCGCCTGGCCCTGCCGATCATCGCCTCGATGGCCTCATTCACCGTCATGGGCTTTGTCGATACCTGGATGGTCGCCCTGGTCGGCACCGCGGAAGTGGCGGCGGCCATGCCGGGTGGCGTCATCGCCTTTACCCTGACGGCTCTGCCGCTCGGCATCACGCGCTGTGTGAATACGTTTGCGGCCCAGGCCTTCGGCCGTGACGAACCCGACGAAGCCGCAGCCTACGCCTGGCAGGGAATCTATTTCGGTGCGCTTGTCGGTCTGGCCTGTGCGGTGTTCTGGCCTCTGGCGCCGGGCTTCTTCTCGCTGTTCGGGCATGAGCCGGAAGTCCTGGTGCTTGAAGTGGCCTATTTTCGTGTCCGCTTGTGGGGCATCGGCCTGTCGGTCATGATCGGGGCTTTAAGCGGCTTTTTCTACGGCATCCACCGGCCGGGGATCGCCCTGGTCGGCGTGCTGACCGCCAACTGCACCAATGTGGTCCTGAACTATGCGTTCATCTTCGGGAATTGGGGCGCCCCGCGGCTCGGCCTGACCGGGGCCGGTCTGGCCATGGTGCTGAGCTTTGTTGTCCAGCTGGGCGTGCTGCTGGGCGTATTTCTGTCGTCGCGCTACCGGGCCGAATTTTCTACCCGCTTGGGCTGGTCGCCTGACTGGGCGCGGACGCGCCGTCTGCTCCATATCGGCTGGCCGGCGGGCATGCAGGGGGCTCTTGATATTCTGGGCTGGGGGCTGCTGATCGTCATGATCGTGGGTCAGTTCGGCAAGGAACACTTGGCCGCCAGCAATATCGCCGTGCAATATATGATGATCTCGTTCATGCCGGCGCTGGGCCTGTCGCAGGCCCTGTCGGCCCTGGTCGGGCGCTATATTGGACGCGGGGAGTGGGAGACGGCCGTCCGGCGGGTGTACGAAACGCTGTGTATCTGCCTGGTGTATGTCGGTCTGATGGGCGTGTTCTTTTTTGTGTTCCGGTTCTCCCTGATCGGCGTCTTCAGCACCGATCCCTTGGTCATTCAGCTTGGCGCCAACATCCTGCTGTGCGCGGTTGCCTTTCAGCTGTTCGACGGCTTGGGCATGACCTTTTTCGGCGCCTTGCGGGGCGCCGGGGATACGCATTGGCCGGCCGGCTTTACCCTGGCCGTTCTCTTCCTGGTTTTTGCGCCCCTGAGCCTCGGCTCGGTGGCGTATACCAATCTTGAGTCGCTCGGCCCGTGGCTGGCCGGTACGGCGAATGTGATTATCCTGGGACTGGGGTTTTGCTGGCGCTTCTGTCAGGACCACTGGCGGCAGATCGATATTTTTGCTACGCCCGGGCCGGTAGACAACACCGGGGCTGAAAAAGCTCCAGGGGCGATGCGTGAATCGCCCCTGGTCGGCTCACCCGAATAG
- a CDS encoding nuclear transport factor 2 family protein produces the protein MATSRAAKTAKSAQPSTRRTAATRAGTEVTPMDDYEGVRQVLSRYCFALDSGQLDLLGPLFHREASFSVSFEAGTTHTGRTKIQAWYEQLFSQRSGQVRCMRHKIYEPQLSINGTQASSVVYFDADSLQADGSVRVVAGRYDDTLVKERGRWFFKDRTITVLYNYTPGKGQEGM, from the coding sequence ATGGCGACATCGCGAGCAGCAAAAACGGCAAAATCCGCCCAGCCCAGTACCCGCCGCACGGCCGCCACGCGGGCAGGCACTGAGGTCACGCCCATGGATGATTACGAAGGGGTGCGGCAAGTCCTGAGCCGCTACTGCTTTGCGCTGGACAGCGGCCAGCTGGACCTGCTCGGCCCCCTGTTTCACCGCGAGGCGAGCTTCTCCGTCTCGTTCGAGGCCGGCACAACCCATACCGGCCGGACAAAGATTCAGGCCTGGTATGAGCAGCTCTTCAGCCAGCGCTCGGGCCAGGTTCGCTGTATGCGGCATAAAATCTACGAGCCGCAGCTGAGCATTAACGGAACACAGGCCAGCTCGGTGGTGTATTTTGATGCCGACTCGCTCCAGGCCGACGGCAGCGTCCGGGTCGTGGCCGGCCGCTATGACGACACGCTGGTGAAGGAGCGCGGCCGGTGGTTTTTTAAGGATCGGACCATTACGGTCTTGTACAACTACACCCCAGGCAAGGGCCAGGAAGGAATGTAA